GGATATGAGGTGTGGTTTGCAAAATATGTCAAATTTTGCCTTATTACCACTTACTGCtggtatttttcctttttcctattTCTAAAAATGCAGAGCTGCAGTGGTTTCTTTTATGCATTGTAACTATACTAGGTAAATGGcctcaatattttcatttgaggAGTTGTGTATGTGGCTTTGAAGAAATAAAATCTTATCATCTTGGGGTCCCTTCTAAATTGGTTTTTtataaagtccttgatagtttTTTAATGGTGGATACTGGATCGTCTTACAACAGGATGATGAGCAGTCTTAGAATATTGTACTGTGTTGAAGGGGTACCCTTCTTCTGACAGCAGATCATTTCACTATTTGAAATATTCCTCTCTTGGTTTCGTCTAACTTGATTCTCCATGAGACCACTGGGGTGAGTTCCCTTACTATACTACTTGCCCTTACTGCACTGAAGGACTTGGGCTAAGAAAGGACCGAGTAATGCAGGATGATCCCATGGAGTACAGGGACACTTGGAGAGTATATGATTGATGAGTCATCAATAGATGTTATGGACTTATGGCTTACAACAAagggatttttcttttcttcttcccccATTTTCTAGTGTCTTAATTTTCTGTGTTAGACATTTAGGGATTGTGATTaggatttttctttataatggTACACATTGTAACTGTAGTTTACTTTGGTATTGTGCCATCTAATAGTCCATATACACATACCCAGAAAAGATGACTATGTTTGATTGGTTGTTTTATGCTTCCTGGTTGAGTCTAGTCTTTATTTTGAACTGGAATCGACAAAACTGCACAAATATTTCATATGGGCTTTTTCTTATTTGGCATATGTATGGGCTTTTTCTTGGCTCCTTTGAAGTAAGAAAGTGCATAAAAATACTTGCTTTAGAGGAGATTTTACCTTTTGGATGAGTATTGTGCAATTTTCTTGATTGAACTCTCATTCCTCTCTACAGTCAACAGAGTGTGTTTGCAGTCCAAGTGTTTGAATTGCACAGACTGATTAAGGTAAAAAGGATCTCTTGTGCTAGTCCAAAACAGGAAGCATGTTAACTTTTCCCTCACGCACGAGCACATGGACTTGGAGGTTCACTCTTCAAGTCTGTTCATTCACACTCgcattaattcttttaatttaaacaggTCCAACAGCTAATTGCTGCATCACCGGATGTTTTGCTTGAAGATGGTGCTTTCATGGGAAAATTTCCTTTGATGGGTTCTcctcctaaaaataaaaatatctcatTGGAAGTGGTTGTAGAGCCTCAGCAACAAAATCCTAAGCAGAAAAACGATTCTGAAAAGCTAAACCATAAAACAGAATGTTCAGCTGAGAATGCAGTTgcgaaaaaaaaatctttttcgtCCCCGAAAAATGGTAGCCACCATACAAATCACACCCCATTTTCAGGAACTCCACACCAGGCAAATGAAGCTTCTGATAATAAAACAAGTCCCTGGTGTTTCAATCAGGCACCTGGACATCAATGGTTAATTCCTGTCATGTCTCCTTCTGAAGGGCTTGTCTACAAGCCATATCCTGGGCCTGGATTTATGGGAACAATGAATGGAGGATGCGGCGGGCCATTCGGGCAAGCACCTCTCGGTGCTACTTTCATGAATCCTGCCTATCAATTCCCAGCTTCTCATCCAGTAGTTGGGGTTTCACCGTTTGTCCCTCCAGCCAGTCATGCCTACTTCCCTTCCTTTGGCATGCCAGTAGTGAATCAAGCAACATCAGGATCAACTGTTGAACAGGTGAACCAGTTTGCTGCACAAGGTTCTCATGGTCAAAATGGTCATTCATATATAGAGGGAACCGATTTTAACACTCATCATAACCAAAGCTCATCTAACCTGCCAGTTCTGAAGAATGGAGCTACGCTACATGTTAAAAAATCTCAGGCGTCTAAGGAGAGAGGGTTACAAGGGAGCACAATAAGCAGTCCTAGTGAAATGGCACAGGGAATCAGAGCAGGGAAAATAGCTGAAGGAAATGATGCacattctctttctcttcaaGCTGTTGAAACTAGACAGCAAACACAAGTCATCAAAGTTGTACCACATAACCGGAAATCAGCGACGGAATCAGCAGCTAGAATTTTTCAATCCATTcaagaagagagaaaacaacATGATTTAGTCTAGTGCTGTTTATGGAGGTGGAGTTATTTGAGTTGATTTTGTACAGTGCGTCAAGTCCTgtactttgttgttgtttggtaATATGTATCTTGCTGTTTTATTCTACTCTTCCTTTATGTCCTTTTTCTTACAACATATTCGAATGTAGATATTGTTATAACTACAATGGAATGTTAAAAttgatcaaatttaatattagtGGATGGTGTCTCCGTGTAGTGTCATTTTTCATTTGGCTCAATGAAATTGAGTTTTATCCCCTATATATTGCTTGACTAGTAGGGAAATGATTGTCGGTTCACATTAGATTGGAAGTGTTTGACAGTCCTTTGGTTGcattatattagaaattttttgtAAGATTCAATAACTAAGACAAAGTGTATACATGAAACGAATTATTTTGGAGAAAATATACGATTTATTCTTTCTCcaaaagttgataaaaaaataaatatataacactccaacattaactttttttttatgtagggTCTTGTTATCTCGTATTTTAAggatattgttaaaaaatttaaaagagaatataTTTACTGTGGAAATAATAggaaagtgtaaaaaaatattgagtagtgtaatttttagcattttaatatttttttctttgtctggTTTCTTAACGGGTTAGTATTTGTCTTTTATATATACACTTCCAGTGTAATTTGAATTCAATGTTACAAAAATTCTGACAATATTTATGTGAATATTATTACT
The genomic region above belongs to Glycine max cultivar Williams 82 chromosome 14, Glycine_max_v4.0, whole genome shotgun sequence and contains:
- the ELF3B gene encoding protein EARLY FLOWERING 3, which codes for MKRGNEEEKSAGPMFPRLHVNDAEKGGPRAPPRNKMALYEQFSIPSQRFNPHLPRKPNSSSNIVPPPTSSTEGNGRERSYISRQSDDGARSNTSLVQLERRKKVDDGIHVYTCSRIDQSNDKMLESFNGKKLTPFGARNFCYSVAVQNGGDKDTTQFGFLPADMRKDARKGNEANPHVSSSRQKLKLSVKPKSSGEIIDSLVMQAKVIPNQEDQDYSVPNINRLHQDDACLQKECVAGSQSNDIEHGGDLLNSTRDMDNGNALVPRGCFHSAANQTHPLEATNDAEYHDTRTGGPIQKGNFDESDNISKISTVTNLSSLIVSPDDVVGILGQKHFWKARRKIANQQSVFAVQVFELHRLIKVQQLIAASPDVLLEDGAFMGKFPLMGSPPKNKNISLEVVVEPQQQNPKQKNDSEKLNHKTECSAENAVAKKKSFSSPKNGSHHTNHTPFSGTPHQANEASDNKTSPWCFNQAPGHQWLIPVMSPSEGLVYKPYPGPGFMGTMNGGCGGPFGQAPLGATFMNPAYQFPASHPVVGVSPFVPPASHAYFPSFGMPVVNQATSGSTVEQVNQFAAQGSHGQNGHSYIEGTDFNTHHNQSSSNLPVLKNGATLHVKKSQASKERGLQGSTISSPSEMAQGIRAGKIAEGNDAHSLSLQAVETRQQTQVIKVVPHNRKSATESAARIFQSIQEERKQHDLV